In Plasmodium yoelii strain 17X genome assembly, chromosome: 6, one DNA window encodes the following:
- a CDS encoding rhodanese like protein, putative — MNKSFSRIFYYSQYTFLEKPKYVSPLLRNKGQFSRVYSSLKEQKNSYLIETNELYDLIKSKKKYLLFDVSWYNIKNDNEYTNDDDNLEKIESSINFNSNIISNQDSNISSFSFPTQSEFFSYLRELLIKHEIVININSLENIPFIFYEKDDIFYSPRIWFIFKIFGFNNVKILNGGLNKWISEGKYVISQNETEYNHNNITSDKERIKHVDQMIEEHLIRNKESIKTNLKKYIYNYSDIENYIAQKKNNKLKTTILIDTRPNASFSSLLLINNKKTKINNHIPFSINIPYHYFINSNQELYKYFTFKSKLELRNICNAYGILNEQNVIIATCNKGITACILIYILCLLNIPFSNLILYHGSFSEYKYYKYNIS; from the coding sequence ATGAACAAATCTTTCTCcagaatattttattactcACAATACACATTCCTTGAGAAACCCAAATATGTATCACCATTATTACGAAATAAAGGTCAATTCTCAAGAGTATACAGTTCACtaaaagaacaaaaaaatagctatttAATTGAAACTAATGAACTATATGATCttataaaaagtaaaaaaaaatatttactgTTTGACGTTAGTtggtataatataaaaaatgataatgaatATACTAATGACGATGATAATCTCGAAAAAATAGAATCAAGTATCAATTTTAATTCAAACATTATTTCAAATCAGGATTCAAATATTTCTTCCTTTTCATTTCCAACTCAATCTGAATTTTTTAGTTACCTTAGAGAATTACTGATAAAACATgaaatagtaataaatattaactctttagaaaatattccattcatattttatgaaaaagaTGACATTTTTTATTCTCCGAGAATATggttcatttttaaaatatttggtTTTAATAATgtgaaaattttaaatggTGGTTTAAACAAATGGATAAGCGAAGGAAAATATGTGATAAGTCAAAATGAGACAGAAtataatcataataatatCACATCAGATAAAGAGCGAATCAAACACGTTGATCAAATGATAGAAGAACACTTAATAAGAAATAAGGAAAGTATAAAGactaatttaaaaaaatatatatacaattattctgatatagaaaattatatagcTCAAAAGAAAAACAATAAATTAAAGACGACTATACTAATTGATACTCGGCCTAATGCTTCTTTTAGTTCATtactattaataaataataaaaaaacaaaaataaataatcatataccattttcaataaatataccttatcattattttataaacagTAACCaagaattatataaatattttacatttaaaaGTAAATTAGAGTTAAGAAATATTTGCAATGCCTATGGAATAttaaatgaacaaaatgttataatagcAACATGTAATAAAGGTATAACTGCTtgtattttaatatatattttatgtctTCTAAATATCCCTTTTTCAAATTTGATACTATATCATGGAAGTTTTTccgaatataaatattataaatataatatttcatag
- a CDS encoding Tat binding protein 1(TBP-1)-interacting protein, putative → MLKNEKKKINNTNKNDKEIDDDPKNEVNPNATPNVKKKKNKNTNQVDKSNKKSQKIIVEDTNKTNINESNNPIKTIEINDNEETKTNDLSAQNSKLDTPNKNDNKTNLKKRKNNKKEKLKLNEGAITHDQLIDEKNEKNIKEEKKKKKKMKLNDKTEINKGVENEENNNDHILQPDDTKVINEEKDEKKKKKKAKLNDKTEINKGVENEENNNDHILQPDDTKVINEEKEEKKKKKKAKLNDKTEINKGVENEENNNDHILQPDDTKIINEEKHNDHNLQPDDTKVINEEKEEKKKKKKKKLNDKTEINKGVENGENNNDHNLQPDDTKIINKEKDNDHILQPDDTKIINEEKDTPFIDIKEKEEKKKKKKTKLNDKTEINKGVENEEKHNDHILQPDDTKVINEENEKKKKKKKTKLNDKTEINKGVENEENNNDHILQPDDTKVINEEKDTPFIDIKEKEEPNEEKEKCDDTKYDNVDNCVTVNKIKKNNRNNNKNKNTKEKNVKLVTQNAEITNLIKQDPKEHISFINNDDNNKQDDPEPLVENEKDSKSKKNINFTKLKNTNEKKGVKGKNDIDQSKKKKKKEIHKLNDKTEQDKIEIMVLDSISKQNSPIKNEKCKEIVGDNNNNLEMPMSSCLDASLNVQIELSQNVTENKSVEPEKGKSKKKEKTKEKEKIKQNEHEEDTKVEIQDEQTITEETQNNEEIKIYPKDQENVNEKEKKKSKDVTEIKKTNKKEELNKGKPIKIVLSDADAKEKIYKYMKQTNRPYSVVNVYDNLHGMISKNSVQRIMDELSIEKKLQCKEYGKAKIYLINQKEFESLNVEEINKLKNNIEVVKGEVELAKNYYNDLLKKKKKLIEDLNLIKNMNEYKKSLLQIEDEIHIYEETNKNCKISIDEIDIIKNNHGYLHSVWFKRKKLCNEIIKCIASLTEKDTQGVIYHLGIDTDEDVIPLNLYF, encoded by the coding sequence ATgttgaaaaatgaaaaaaaaaaaataaataataccaacaaaaatgataaagaaaTTGATGACGATCCAAAAAATGAAGTGAATCCAAATGCAACGccaaatgttaaaaaaaagaaaaacaaaaatacaaATCAAGTAGATAAgagtaataaaaaatctCAAAAGATAATTGTAGAAGACACAAATAAAACGAATATTAACGAAAGTAATAATCCGATAAAAACTATCGAAATCAACGATAATGAGGAAACAAAAACAAACGACTTGTCTGCCCAAAACAGTAAACTTGACACTCCTAACAAGAATgacaataaaacaaatttaaaaaagcgaaaaaataataaaaaggagAAATTAAAACTTAATGAAGGTGCAATAACACATGATCAACTaattgatgaaaaaaatgaaaaaaatataaaagaagaaaaaaaaaagaaaaaaaaaatgaaattaaatgataaaacaGAAATAAACAAGGGTGTAGAAAATGAAGAGAATAATAATGATCATATTTTACAACCTGATGACACAAAAGTtataaatgaagaaaaagacgaaaaaaaaaagaaaaaaaaagcgaaattaaatgataaaacGGAAATAAACAAGGGTGTAGAAAATGAAGAGAATAATAATGATCATATTTTACAACCTGATGACACAAAAGTtataaatgaagaaaaagaagaaaaaaaaaagaaaaaaaaagcgaaattaaatgataaaacaGAAATAAACAAGGGTGTAGAAAATGAAGAGAATAATAATGATCATATTTTACAACCTGATGAcacaaaaattattaatgaaGAAAAGCATAATGATCATAATTTACAACCTGATGACACAAAAGTtataaatgaagaaaaagaagaaaaaaaaaagaaaaaaaaaaaaaaattaaatgataaaacGGAAATAAACAAGGGTGTAGAAAAtggagaaaataataatgatcaTAATTTACAACCTGATGAcacaaaaattattaataaagaaaaggaTAATGATCATATTTTACAACCTGATGAcacaaaaattattaatgaaGAAAAGGATACaccttttatagatatcaaggaaaaagaggaaaaaaaaaagaaaaaaaaaacgaaattaaatgataaaacGGAAATAAACAAGGGTgtagaaaatgaagaaaagcATAATGATCATATTTTACAACCTGATGACACAAAAGTTATAAATGaagaaaacgaaaaaaaaaaaaagaaaaaaaaaacgaaattaaatgataaaacGGAAATAAACAAGGGTGTAGAAAATGAAGAGAATAATAATGATCATATTTTACAACCGGATGACACAAAAGTTATTAATGAAGAAAAGGATACaccttttatagatatcaaagaaaaagaagaaccaaatgaagaaaaagaaaaatgtgacgatacaaaatatgataacgTGGATAATTGTGTTACTGtgaacaaaattaaaaaaaataaccgAAATAATAACAAGAATAAAAACACAAAGGAGAAAAATGTGAAATTAGTTACACAAAATGCAGAAATAACTAATTTGATAAAACAAGATCCAAAAGAACATATATCTTTTATCAacaatgatgataataataaacaagaCGATCCAGAGCCACTAGTGGAAAACGAAAAAGATtcaaaatcaaaaaaaaatataaattttacaaaattaaaaaatactaaTGAAAAAAAGGGTGTTAAgggaaaaaatgatattgatcaatcaaaaaaaaaaaaaaaaaaagaaattcataaattaaatgataaaacTGAACAAGATAAAATTGAAATCATGGTCTTAGATAGTATAAGCAAGCAAAATAGTCCTATTAAAAATGAGAAGTGCAAAGAAATTGTtggtgataataataataatttggaAATGCCCATGTCTAGTTGTCTGGATGCTTCATTAAATGTGCAAATTGAGTTATCACAAAATGTTACAGAAAATAAATCCGTAGAACCAGAAAAAGGtaaatcgaaaaaaaaagaaaaaacaaaggaaaaggaaaaaattaaacaaaatgaaCACGAAGAAGATACTAAAGTAGAAATACAAGATGAACAAACGATCACAGAGGAAACacaaaataatgaagaaattaaaatatatccaAAGGATCAAGAAAATGttaatgaaaaagaaaaaaaaaagagtaAAGATGTaacagaaataaaaaaaacaaataaaaaagaggAATTAAACAAAGGAAAAccaataaaaattgttttaagTGATGCAGAtgcaaaagaaaaaatttataaatacatGAAACAAACAAATAGACCATATTCTGTTGTTAATGTATATGATAATCTCCATGGAATGATTAGTAAAAATTCTGTTCAAAGAATAATGGATGAATTAagtattgaaaaaaaattacaatgtAAAGAATATGGAAaagcaaaaatatatttaataaatcaaAAAGAATTTGAAAGTTTAAATGTAGAAGAaattaacaaattaaaaaacaatattgAAGTAGTAAAAGGAGAGGTAGAGCTAgctaaaaattattataatgatttattaaaaaaaaaaaaaaaattaattgaaGATTTAAAtctcattaaaaatatgaatgaatataaaaagtcTTTGTTACAAATTGAAGACGAAATACACATTTATGaagaaacaaataaaaattgtaaaatatcTATCGATGAAAttgatattataaaaaataatcatgGATATTTACATTCGGTATggtttaagagaaaaaaattatgtaatgaaattattaaatgtaTAGCTAGCTTAACAGAAAAAGATACACAAGGGGTTATTTATCATTTGGGTATTGACACAGATGAAGATGTTATTCCCCTTAATTTGTACTTTTAA